The genomic segment GCACGCCGCGCCCTCTGGTTCGTCAGGTCCCACCCGCCGCGGGCCGTGAAAACGGCGACCCACGCCACGACGATGCCGAGCAGCCCGAGCGACACCCACCCCATTTGCCGCACGCGCCAGTGGCGCTGGAAGCTTTGCACCACCAGCACACACCACGCCCGAAATGCGTTAGGAAGTTCGGAGCGGTCGGAAGTAAGCGGCGGGGCGCCGGGTGCGGCGGCCGGTGTGGTCCTCATCGCCTCACGGTCCTCTGTTCGTAACTGAGACAAATGATAACCGAAGCGCGGGGATGAGTTCCTGTTCCGGGGACCGCGGCCGCCCCGGCCGCTCCTCGCTCAGCGGCCGGGACGGCCGCGGTCCCCGGGAAAAGCCCTCCACGCGATCCCCATCACGTGTCTGTTCCCATCGCCCATGCTCTCACGTCTTCCCCGAGCCGCCCAGCAGGTAGCCGAGGATGGCGTGGGCGGACTCGTCCAGCGGTTCCAGGCGGCGGACGTCGAGGCCGTGTTCCACCACGAGGGCGCCGAAGTGCTCGAAGAACCGCTTCGGGTTCCGGGCCTTCACCACCACCGCTTCCGCCGGTCCGTCCGGCAGTTTCGGGGCCACGTCCACGGCGAGCACTTCCGGCAGCGCGAGGAGCAAGCGGGCGACCTCCCGCGGGCGGCCCACGTCGATCCGCACGGAGAGCGGGTGGTCGTCGAGCAGGTCGCGGATCTGCTGGAGCGTGCCGACCGCCGCGATCCGGCCCCGGGCCATGATGACGACGTGGTTCGTGAGCTTCTCCAGCGCTTCGAGCTCGTGGCTGGAGATCAGCAGGCACTTCCCCTGGGCCGCGAGCGCCTGGAACAGTTCGAGCAGCTCCTGCCGGCCGATCGGGTCGATCCCCGAAAGGGGCTCGTCGAGGATCAGCAGTTCCGGGTCGTGGATGAGGGCTTGTGCGAGCTTGATGCGCTGGCGCATGCCCTTCGAGTAGCCCCGGAGCCGGCGGTCGGCGCGGTCGGCCATGCCGACCCGCTCCAGCACGTCCTCCGTGCGGCGGGTGGCCTCGGCCCGGGTGTAGCCGCACAGGCGGGCCATCACCCACACGAACCGCCGGCCCGACATGTCCTCGTAAAAGGCGTCGATGTCCGGGCAGTACCCGACCAGCCGCCGCGCCCGCCAGTTCCAGGTGTCGACGCCGCGCACGCTGACGCGCCCCATCGTCGGTTGGAGCTGCCCGTTCGCCATGCGGAGCAGCGTCGATTTGCCCGCGCCGTTCGCGCCCACGAGCCCGGTGATCCCGCCCGTGAGTTCGAGCGTCACCTGGTTGAGCGCGAGGACCGTGCCGTACCACTTCGACACTTGTTCGAAGAGCAGGAGCGGTGCGGGTGCCGGGTGCGTTGGCACCGATGAGTGATGAGCGACGAGTGACGCGTGCTGCTTCCCGTTCACGGACGGAGTACCGGCGCCGGGG from the Frigoriglobus tundricola genome contains:
- a CDS encoding ABC transporter ATP-binding protein, whose amino-acid sequence is MPTHPAPAPLLLFEQVSKWYGTVLALNQVTLELTGGITGLVGANGAGKSTLLRMANGQLQPTMGRVSVRGVDTWNWRARRLVGYCPDIDAFYEDMSGRRFVWVMARLCGYTRAEATRRTEDVLERVGMADRADRRLRGYSKGMRQRIKLAQALIHDPELLILDEPLSGIDPIGRQELLELFQALAAQGKCLLISSHELEALEKLTNHVVIMARGRIAAVGTLQQIRDLLDDHPLSVRIDVGRPREVARLLLALPEVLAVDVAPKLPDGPAEAVVVKARNPKRFFEHFGALVVEHGLDVRRLEPLDESAHAILGYLLGGSGKT